In Phragmites australis chromosome 24, lpPhrAust1.1, whole genome shotgun sequence, the following are encoded in one genomic region:
- the LOC133907041 gene encoding chalcone synthase-like isoform X2, with product MGSLGKEESMQVRRRAAGGASILAIGTANPSNVVEQNAFPDFYFRVTNSDHKQGLKDKFRRICEKSTIKKRHLYIDEAMLAANPEMTAYMAPTLDMRQEFVSVKVPELGAAAATAALKEWGRPAEDITHLIVGSTSGGSDMPGADYHIVRLLGLSPSVRRVALYHQGCFVGAAALRLAKDLAENNAGARVLAVCAETNVMYFRGLDDAHFDNLVCQALFGDGASAVVVGADHVVGKEKPLFDVVHATQCLIPETGGAIQGLLREVGLTFSLISEVPSLIGKNIEAGLRETLSGGAVVDDDRNSLFWAVHPGGRAILDKVEAALGLKPEKMRASRKVLSEYGNMGSACAWFVLDEMRRWSAAEGRRTTGEGCEWGVLFGFGPGLTMDTVLLRSAHI from the exons ATGGGGAGCCTGGGTAAGGAGGAGAGCATGCAGGTGAGAAGGAGGGCTGCGGGCGGCGCCTCTATCCTGGCCATTGGGACGGCCAACCCAAGTAACGTGGTGGAGCAGAACGCGTTCCCGGACTTCTACTTCCGCGTCACCAACAGCGACCACAAGCAGGGCCTCAAGGACAAGTTCAGGCGCATAT GTGAGAAGTCGACCATCAAGAAGAGACACCTGTATATCGATGAGGCGATGCTCGCTGCTAATCCTGAGATGACCGCCTACATGGCCCCAACCCTGGATATGCGCCAGGAATTCGTTTCCGTGAAGGTTCCGGAACTTGGTGCCGCTGCGGCCACCGCCGCTCTCAAGGAGTGGGGCAGACCGGCCGAGGATATCACGCACCTCATCGTTGGCTCGACGAGCGGCGGCAGCGACATGCCCGGCGCCGACTACCATATCGTCCGCCTACTGGGCCTGTCCCCCTCCGTCCGCCGCGTCGCCCTGTACCACCAGGGCTGCTTCGTCGGCGccgcggcgctccgcctggccAAGGACCTCGCCGAGAACAACGCCGGCGCCCGCGTGCTCGCCGTATGCGCGGAGACCAACGTCATGTACTTCCGTGGCCTTGATGACGCCCATTTCGATAACCTTGTCTGCCAGGCGCTTTTCGGGGACGGGGCGTCGGCCGTCGTTGTCGGAGCCGACCACGTCGTGGGGAAGGAGAAACCGCTCTTCGACGTCGTGCACGCCACGCAGTGCCTCATACCGGAGACGGGCGGCGCCATCCAGGGGCTTCTCAGGGAAGTCGGCCTCACGTTTAGTCTCATTAGCGAGGTACCGTCGCTGATCGGCAAGAACATCGAGGCTGGCCTCCGGGAGACGCTCAGCGGCGGAGCCGTAGTCGATGACGACCGTAACTCGCTATTCTGGGCGGTGCATCCGGGTGGCCGGGCCATCCTTGACAAGGTGGAGGCGGCGCTGGGGCTGAAGCCGGAGAAGATGCGGGCGTCGCGCAAGGTGCTGTCCGAGTATGGGAACATGGGCAGCGCGTGCGCCTGGTTTGTCCTCGACGAGATGCGGCGGTGGTCTGCCGCTGAGGGCCGCCGCACCACCGGAGAGGGATGCGAGTGGGGCGTGCTCTTCGGCTTCGGCCCAGGGCTCACCATGGACACTGTCTTGCTGCGTAGTGCGCACATATAG
- the LOC133907041 gene encoding chalcone synthase-like isoform X1 has translation MGSLGKEESMQVRRRAAGGASILAIGTANPSNVVEQNAFPDFYFRVTNSDHKQGLKDKFRRIYISSPVILRSEQGLTKKRHLYIDEAMLAANPEMTAYMAPTLDMRQEFVSVKVPELGAAAATAALKEWGRPAEDITHLIVGSTSGGSDMPGADYHIVRLLGLSPSVRRVALYHQGCFVGAAALRLAKDLAENNAGARVLAVCAETNVMYFRGLDDAHFDNLVCQALFGDGASAVVVGADHVVGKEKPLFDVVHATQCLIPETGGAIQGLLREVGLTFSLISEVPSLIGKNIEAGLRETLSGGAVVDDDRNSLFWAVHPGGRAILDKVEAALGLKPEKMRASRKVLSEYGNMGSACAWFVLDEMRRWSAAEGRRTTGEGCEWGVLFGFGPGLTMDTVLLRSAHI, from the exons ATGGGGAGCCTGGGTAAGGAGGAGAGCATGCAGGTGAGAAGGAGGGCTGCGGGCGGCGCCTCTATCCTGGCCATTGGGACGGCCAACCCAAGTAACGTGGTGGAGCAGAACGCGTTCCCGGACTTCTACTTCCGCGTCACCAACAGCGACCACAAGCAGGGCCTCAAGGACAAGTTCAGGCGCATAT ATATTTCGAGTCCCGTAATCCTACGTTCCGAACAAGGGCTTAC CAAGAAGAGACACCTGTATATCGATGAGGCGATGCTCGCTGCTAATCCTGAGATGACCGCCTACATGGCCCCAACCCTGGATATGCGCCAGGAATTCGTTTCCGTGAAGGTTCCGGAACTTGGTGCCGCTGCGGCCACCGCCGCTCTCAAGGAGTGGGGCAGACCGGCCGAGGATATCACGCACCTCATCGTTGGCTCGACGAGCGGCGGCAGCGACATGCCCGGCGCCGACTACCATATCGTCCGCCTACTGGGCCTGTCCCCCTCCGTCCGCCGCGTCGCCCTGTACCACCAGGGCTGCTTCGTCGGCGccgcggcgctccgcctggccAAGGACCTCGCCGAGAACAACGCCGGCGCCCGCGTGCTCGCCGTATGCGCGGAGACCAACGTCATGTACTTCCGTGGCCTTGATGACGCCCATTTCGATAACCTTGTCTGCCAGGCGCTTTTCGGGGACGGGGCGTCGGCCGTCGTTGTCGGAGCCGACCACGTCGTGGGGAAGGAGAAACCGCTCTTCGACGTCGTGCACGCCACGCAGTGCCTCATACCGGAGACGGGCGGCGCCATCCAGGGGCTTCTCAGGGAAGTCGGCCTCACGTTTAGTCTCATTAGCGAGGTACCGTCGCTGATCGGCAAGAACATCGAGGCTGGCCTCCGGGAGACGCTCAGCGGCGGAGCCGTAGTCGATGACGACCGTAACTCGCTATTCTGGGCGGTGCATCCGGGTGGCCGGGCCATCCTTGACAAGGTGGAGGCGGCGCTGGGGCTGAAGCCGGAGAAGATGCGGGCGTCGCGCAAGGTGCTGTCCGAGTATGGGAACATGGGCAGCGCGTGCGCCTGGTTTGTCCTCGACGAGATGCGGCGGTGGTCTGCCGCTGAGGGCCGCCGCACCACCGGAGAGGGATGCGAGTGGGGCGTGCTCTTCGGCTTCGGCCCAGGGCTCACCATGGACACTGTCTTGCTGCGTAGTGCGCACATATAG